ATATTCGTCGAAGTAATAGGGGGACTGTACGCGAATCCATTCATGCCCGTACAAATCGATTACCTTACACCTGTCCAGACCAACTAGGTCTACTGACGTAGTCGATAAACCTCGCACGTAGGAATACATATTGGGGCCCTGCCTTTCCCCCAGCGGGTCCCTCGCCGTCCACCTTGCCAGCCCCGGCGCGTAGTACCTATACGGAGCGAAATACATGCCCGTGACGGGGTCGAGGTCGTGGCCGGTGTACGTACGCGTGGCGGACGCGCCGTCGTGGTACGTCGGGCCGCCGTACGGGTCGTAGTCGAACCGCGCCAACGTCGCCTTCGCCTGACTGCGCAACGTCCGCGTCGACCCAAGATGATCCTGCGTGTAATACCGCGCCGTCCCCGTCACCGGGTCATACCCCTGTATATCCGCCAACACATTCCCCCGCGACGCCGCCGGATGATCGATGACATAATACGCATTCGTGT
This sequence is a window from Candidatus Hydrogenedentota bacterium. Protein-coding genes within it:
- a CDS encoding RHS repeat-associated core domain-containing protein, translating into MSTDDTDFTDHAEGRDTNAYYVIDHPAASRGNVLADIQGYDPVTGTARYYTQDHLGSTRTLRSQAKATLARFDYDPYGGPTYHDGASATRTYTGHDLDPVTGMYFAPYRYYAPGLARWTARDPLGERQGPNMYSYVRGLSTTSVDLVGLDRCKVIDLYGHEWIRVQSPYYFDEYGNKVPLPAGSGGWVDLHAWPNFAGHPDYTQEPAAPDNWHVFSVPYSNTLSTPEQDEALIKRWFELSSERRFDLFSNNCIHNTNEFFYYPNVREMTWVEWLIQNALGDTLNIPLIMP